In one window of Desulfonatronum thioautotrophicum DNA:
- the guaA gene encoding glutamine-hydrolyzing GMP synthase, producing the protein MLTDNVVILDYGSQYTQLIARRVREAGVYSEIHPCTISSEELHNLQPKALILSGGPASVTNNEAPAIDPVVLDWGLPILGICYGMQLLAHICGGKVVPAQDREYGRAELFISATSPLWEGLVQTEGLKVWMSHGDKVLAPPPGFTSLARTPRVDVAAMADEARKIYALQFHPEVAHTEDGDTILRNFLFRVAKLKPTWNMASFLEDNLEALRHRIGDNEQVICALSGGVDSTVVAVMLHKAIGRRLHCVLVDNGLLRMGEGEEIVAYLRQHFDLNLHYAQSQDLFLSRLRGVEDPEQKRKIIGRTFIEVFEHEAKSLTGIKYLAQGTLYPDVIESISFKGPSAVIKSHHNVGGLPDKMDLELIEPLRELFKDEVRKVAVELGLPDFIVWRHPFPGPGLAIRILGEVTPERLHILQQADKIVHNELMAAGWYYKVWQGFAVLLPLKTVGVMGDERTYEHVVALRIVDSIDAMTADWSRVPSEILALISNRIINEVKGVNRVVLDISSKPPSTIEWE; encoded by the coding sequence ATGCTGACAGACAACGTCGTCATCCTCGATTACGGCTCCCAGTACACCCAACTGATCGCTCGCCGTGTGCGGGAGGCTGGGGTCTACTCGGAAATTCATCCGTGCACGATCTCCTCAGAGGAGTTGCACAATCTGCAGCCCAAAGCGCTGATTCTTTCCGGTGGACCGGCCAGCGTGACCAACAACGAGGCCCCGGCCATCGATCCGGTGGTCCTGGATTGGGGCTTGCCGATTTTGGGCATCTGCTATGGCATGCAGCTTCTGGCGCACATTTGCGGCGGCAAGGTTGTCCCGGCCCAGGACAGGGAGTATGGACGAGCCGAACTGTTCATCAGCGCAACGTCGCCCTTGTGGGAGGGACTGGTGCAAACAGAAGGACTCAAGGTCTGGATGTCTCATGGTGACAAGGTTCTTGCACCACCACCGGGGTTCACTTCTTTGGCCCGGACCCCGCGGGTGGATGTGGCGGCCATGGCAGATGAGGCCCGAAAGATCTACGCCTTGCAGTTCCATCCGGAAGTCGCCCATACGGAGGACGGTGACACCATCCTGCGTAACTTTCTGTTCCGGGTCGCCAAACTGAAGCCGACCTGGAACATGGCCTCGTTTCTGGAAGATAATTTAGAGGCCTTGCGCCATCGGATCGGTGACAACGAGCAGGTGATTTGCGCGCTCAGCGGCGGCGTGGATTCCACCGTTGTCGCCGTGATGCTGCACAAGGCCATTGGCCGCCGACTCCACTGCGTGCTTGTGGACAATGGCTTGTTGCGCATGGGCGAAGGCGAAGAAATCGTGGCCTACCTGCGCCAGCATTTCGACCTGAACCTGCACTATGCCCAGTCCCAGGACCTGTTCCTTTCCCGGCTCAGGGGCGTGGAAGATCCGGAGCAAAAGCGCAAGATCATCGGCCGCACCTTCATCGAAGTCTTTGAACACGAAGCCAAGTCACTGACCGGCATCAAGTATCTGGCCCAGGGTACCCTCTACCCGGACGTCATTGAAAGCATCTCTTTCAAGGGGCCTTCCGCGGTGATCAAGAGTCATCACAACGTCGGCGGATTGCCGGATAAAATGGACCTGGAGCTGATAGAGCCTTTGCGGGAACTGTTCAAGGATGAGGTACGCAAAGTCGCCGTTGAGCTGGGCCTGCCGGATTTCATCGTCTGGCGGCATCCCTTTCCAGGGCCCGGATTGGCCATCCGCATTCTGGGCGAGGTTACTCCGGAGCGTCTGCATATCCTGCAGCAGGCCGATAAGATCGTGCACAACGAACTGATGGCCGCCGGCTGGTACTACAAGGTTTGGCAAGGTTTCGCCGTGCTCCTGCCTTTAAAAACCGTGGGCGTGATGGGGGACGAGCGGACCTACGAGCACGTCGTTGCCCTGCGCATCGTGGACAGCATCGACGCCATGACCGCGGACTGGTCCAGGGTGCCATCGGAAATCCTGGCCCTGATTTCCAACAGGATCATTAACGAGGTCAAGGGAGTGAACCGGGTGGTGCTGGACATCTCCTCCAAACCGCCCAGCACCATTGAGTGGGAGTAG
- the guaB gene encoding IMP dehydrogenase, giving the protein MHHESEIPFGLTFDDVLLVPSYSEILPDKADVRTHITPEIELNIPLVSAAMDTVTDARMAISMARAGGMGIIHKNMPIERQKIEVEKVKKSESGMIIDPVTIHPDDSVAKVLEMMADYRISGLPVVENDHLVGIVTNRDVRFVTDMETKAREIMTSKNLVTVPVGTTLDQAKNLLHENRIEKLLVVDHNQKLRGLITIKDIEKVKKYPHSCKDSVGRLRVGCAVGVGVDGEARVAALLQSGADLFVVDSAHGHTKNILDAVRSIKASFPQCQLVAGNVATYEGARDLIRAGADAVKVGIGPGSICTTRIVAGVGVPQVTAIMEAVRACREADKCLVADGGIKFSGDVVKALAAGGNCVMIGSLFAGTEESPGETILYQGRSYKIYRGMGSIDAMREGSCDRYFQEKSSKLVPEGIVGRVPYKGPVTESLHQLVGGLRSGMGYLGCADLHALQTKSKFVRISPAGLRESHVHDVIITKEAPNYRVENFS; this is encoded by the coding sequence ATGCACCATGAATCAGAAATTCCATTCGGCCTGACGTTTGATGATGTCTTGCTTGTGCCAAGCTATTCGGAAATCCTGCCGGACAAGGCGGATGTGCGGACCCATATCACACCGGAGATTGAACTGAACATCCCTCTGGTCAGCGCGGCCATGGATACGGTCACGGATGCGCGCATGGCCATTTCCATGGCCCGGGCCGGGGGCATGGGGATCATTCACAAGAACATGCCCATTGAGCGCCAGAAGATCGAGGTGGAAAAGGTCAAAAAGTCCGAAAGCGGAATGATCATCGACCCGGTGACCATCCATCCGGACGACAGCGTGGCCAAAGTCCTGGAAATGATGGCTGACTATCGCATATCCGGCCTGCCGGTGGTGGAAAATGACCACCTGGTGGGCATTGTCACCAACCGGGACGTGCGTTTCGTCACGGACATGGAGACCAAGGCTCGGGAGATCATGACCAGCAAAAACCTGGTCACCGTTCCCGTGGGCACGACCCTGGATCAGGCCAAAAATCTGCTGCACGAAAACCGGATCGAAAAACTTCTGGTGGTGGACCACAACCAGAAGCTGCGCGGCCTGATTACCATCAAGGATATTGAAAAGGTCAAGAAATATCCCCATTCCTGCAAGGACTCCGTCGGCAGGTTGCGTGTCGGGTGCGCGGTGGGTGTTGGTGTGGACGGAGAAGCCCGTGTGGCCGCCTTGTTGCAATCCGGAGCCGACCTGTTCGTGGTGGACTCGGCCCATGGGCATACGAAAAACATTCTGGATGCTGTACGGTCGATCAAGGCCAGTTTCCCACAGTGCCAGCTCGTGGCCGGCAACGTGGCCACCTATGAGGGAGCTCGCGACCTGATCCGGGCCGGCGCGGACGCGGTCAAGGTCGGGATTGGACCCGGGTCCATATGCACCACCCGGATCGTCGCCGGAGTGGGTGTTCCCCAGGTTACGGCGATTATGGAGGCGGTCCGGGCCTGCCGCGAGGCGGACAAATGTCTGGTTGCGGACGGAGGGATCAAGTTCTCCGGTGATGTTGTCAAGGCTCTTGCCGCGGGTGGAAACTGCGTGATGATCGGCAGCCTGTTTGCCGGTACCGAGGAGAGCCCAGGGGAGACCATTCTCTATCAGGGGCGGTCGTACAAGATTTACCGGGGTATGGGGTCCATCGACGCCATGCGCGAAGGCAGTTGCGATCGGTACTTTCAAGAAAAGTCTTCCAAGCTGGTTCCGGAAGGTATAGTCGGCCGTGTCCCCTATAAAGGTCCGGTCACGGAGAGCCTGCATCAGCTTGTGGGCGGCTTGCGCTCCGGGATGGGGTACCTGGGATGTGCTGATCTGCACGCCTTGCAAACCAAGTCCAAATTCGTGCGCATTTCTCCCGCGGGTTTGCGTGAAAGCCATGTGCACGACGTCATCATTACCAAAGAAGCCCCAAACTATCGCGTGGAGAACTTTTCATAA
- a CDS encoding ABC transporter ATP-binding protein, with protein MLELRDVQAYYGNIQALKGISLDVQVGEIVTLVGSNGAGKSTTLMTISSVVPVRSGSITFLGKDITKVATDKVVAMGITQVPEGRMIFPALTVLENLRMGGYLRKDKAGLKDDEERAFEMFPILKERRKQYGGTLSGGEQQMLAIGRALMARPKLLLLDEPSLGLAPIVVENIFDVIVQINKAGTTVLLVEQNAQMALQIAHRGYVLETGLVTMSGKASDLLEDPKVQAAYLGMD; from the coding sequence ATGCTTGAATTGCGGGACGTGCAGGCCTACTATGGCAACATCCAAGCCCTCAAAGGCATCAGCCTGGATGTCCAGGTCGGAGAGATCGTCACTCTGGTCGGGTCCAATGGCGCGGGCAAGTCCACCACTCTGATGACCATCTCCTCGGTAGTCCCGGTGCGCTCCGGAAGCATCACCTTCCTGGGCAAGGACATTACCAAGGTCGCCACGGACAAGGTCGTAGCCATGGGCATCACCCAGGTTCCGGAAGGCAGGATGATCTTTCCGGCCTTGACGGTCCTGGAAAATCTGCGCATGGGCGGTTATCTGCGCAAGGACAAAGCCGGATTGAAAGATGACGAGGAGCGGGCCTTTGAAATGTTTCCAATCCTCAAGGAACGCCGCAAGCAATACGGCGGAACCCTATCCGGAGGCGAACAACAGATGCTGGCCATCGGCCGCGCCCTGATGGCCCGGCCCAAGCTGCTCCTGCTGGACGAACCATCCCTGGGTTTGGCACCCATTGTCGTGGAAAACATCTTTGACGTTATCGTCCAGATCAACAAGGCGGGCACCACGGTCCTCCTGGTGGAACAAAACGCCCAAATGGCCCTCCAAATCGCCCATCGCGGCTATGTCCTGGAAACCGGTCTGGTCACCATGTCCGGCAAGGCCTCCGACCTTTTGGAGGATCCCAAGGTTCAGGCTGCGTATCTGGGGATGGATTGA
- a CDS encoding ABC transporter ATP-binding protein — MTPLLEVNGISKRFGGILALTDVSFNVIEGEILGLIGPNGAGKTTMFNCIAGVYKPTSGDLVFTLGGKSQRINGRKPEKMTELGIARTFQNIRLFSALTVLDNVRIARHCRTTSNFFRSVLRTRFQRAEEKEIVDASMRWLDFVGLGHHALANASSLSYGDQRRLEIARALATEPKLLLLDEPAAGMNPKETRMLVDLIHAILDAGITVMLIEHDMKLVMTICKRLVVLDHGTLIAEGGPKEVRENPQVIEAYLGRGAAHA, encoded by the coding sequence GTGACGCCGCTACTTGAAGTGAACGGAATCAGTAAACGTTTCGGCGGGATTTTGGCCCTGACGGATGTCTCGTTTAACGTCATCGAAGGTGAAATTTTGGGCCTGATCGGCCCCAACGGCGCTGGAAAGACAACCATGTTCAACTGCATTGCCGGGGTCTACAAGCCCACGTCCGGAGACCTGGTCTTTACCCTGGGTGGGAAATCCCAACGCATCAACGGCCGAAAACCGGAAAAAATGACGGAACTGGGTATCGCCCGCACCTTTCAGAATATCCGCCTGTTCAGCGCTCTGACTGTTTTGGACAATGTGCGCATCGCCCGGCATTGTAGGACCACGTCCAACTTCTTTCGATCCGTCTTGCGAACCAGATTTCAGCGGGCCGAAGAAAAGGAGATCGTGGATGCATCCATGCGCTGGCTGGATTTCGTGGGCTTGGGCCATCACGCCCTGGCCAACGCCAGCAGCCTCTCATATGGAGACCAGCGTCGCTTGGAGATCGCCCGAGCCCTGGCCACGGAACCAAAACTGCTTTTGCTCGACGAACCGGCTGCGGGGATGAATCCCAAGGAAACTCGCATGCTGGTGGACCTGATCCATGCCATCCTGGACGCCGGTATCACGGTGATGCTCATCGAGCACGACATGAAGCTGGTGATGACCATCTGCAAACGGCTGGTGGTTTTGGACCACGGCACCCTGATCGCCGAGGGCGGCCCCAAGGAAGTCCGGGAAAATCCCCAGGTTATCGAGGCATATCTGGGCAGGGGGGCGGCCCATGCTTGA
- a CDS encoding branched-chain amino acid ABC transporter permease yields MNIGKSLVLLVVAAVLTYPLVPQSSDYIIHVMTLAMVYMILAMGLNIVPGFCGLLDLGYVGFYGIGAYTAGLLTIHYGLSFWVIVPLAALNGALWGALLGAPTLRLTGDYFAIVTFGFSELVVLFLTNEIWLTRGPLGLPGIQPITLNLTWLNDAWYFEFYDKTPNFYVVAILVGLVFFIMRRMEDSRLGRAWYAIREDPLAAASCGVNILNYKVIAFAISAAIGAVGGAFYARWSMFLSPDMFKFWESFLVLCMVVLGGLGNIKGALLGAVILVSLGEVLREVLSSLGLPPESRFMAYGLIMVLIMRFKPAGFFPAIASSGRSNPLLIDLQKRLAARNAPKEETRDAAT; encoded by the coding sequence GTGAATATTGGAAAATCGCTTGTCCTCCTGGTCGTCGCCGCGGTGCTGACCTATCCCTTGGTGCCGCAGTCCAGCGACTATATCATCCACGTAATGACCCTGGCCATGGTGTACATGATTCTGGCCATGGGCCTGAACATCGTGCCTGGATTCTGCGGTCTGCTGGACCTGGGCTACGTCGGCTTTTACGGTATCGGGGCTTACACCGCCGGGCTTTTGACCATCCACTACGGCCTTTCCTTCTGGGTCATCGTGCCCTTGGCCGCCTTGAACGGGGCCTTGTGGGGCGCGTTGCTCGGTGCGCCGACCCTGCGCCTGACTGGGGACTATTTCGCCATTGTCACCTTCGGCTTTTCCGAGCTGGTGGTGCTGTTTCTGACCAATGAAATCTGGCTGACCAGAGGTCCTCTAGGGCTGCCCGGCATTCAGCCCATCACCCTGAACCTGACCTGGCTCAACGATGCCTGGTATTTCGAATTCTACGACAAGACGCCCAACTTCTACGTGGTGGCCATTTTGGTGGGTCTGGTCTTCTTCATCATGCGCCGGATGGAGGACTCCCGACTGGGCCGGGCCTGGTACGCCATCCGGGAAGACCCCTTGGCTGCTGCCAGTTGTGGGGTGAACATCCTCAATTACAAGGTCATCGCCTTTGCCATTTCCGCGGCCATCGGAGCGGTGGGTGGGGCTTTCTACGCCCGGTGGTCCATGTTCCTCTCTCCGGACATGTTCAAGTTTTGGGAATCATTCCTGGTCTTGTGCATGGTCGTGCTGGGCGGACTGGGGAATATCAAGGGGGCTTTGCTCGGCGCGGTGATTTTGGTCAGTCTGGGCGAGGTGCTTCGCGAGGTGCTGTCGTCCCTTGGTTTGCCTCCGGAGAGCCGCTTCATGGCGTATGGGCTGATCATGGTCCTGATCATGCGTTTCAAGCCGGCCGGCTTTTTCCCAGCGATTGCCTCCAGCGGTCGCTCCAACCCGCTGTTGATCGATCTCCAAAAACGTCTCGCGGCGCGAAATGCTCCCAAGGAAGAAACCCGTGACGCCGCTACTTGA
- a CDS encoding branched-chain amino acid ABC transporter permease gives MLEQQLINGLTLGLIYALIAVGYTMVYGVIQLINFAHGEIYMLGAFFCVTFITAAGLPFYAAILMAILCCILCGILLDIIAYRPLRKAPRLAALITAIGMSIFLQNVALMIWGSRSRPFPQAALPPFFREKALVLGDVSLTWLQLFIFAVAIIMMIGLYLTINKTRIGTAMRALAQNKTAASLMGINVNYVISFTFALGSAMGAVAGILVSVYYNTLYPTMGYTAGVKAFAAAVLGGIGSVPGAMVGGVVLGVAETLGAGYVSSLYRDGVAYAVMIAVIIFRPSGILGKSVIDKA, from the coding sequence TTGCTTGAACAACAACTGATCAACGGTTTGACACTGGGCCTGATTTATGCCCTGATCGCCGTAGGCTACACCATGGTCTACGGAGTGATTCAGCTCATCAATTTCGCCCATGGTGAAATCTACATGCTCGGGGCCTTTTTTTGCGTGACCTTCATCACCGCCGCAGGCCTGCCCTTCTACGCGGCCATTCTCATGGCGATTCTTTGCTGCATTCTTTGCGGCATCCTGCTGGACATCATCGCCTACCGCCCTCTGCGCAAGGCACCCCGGCTGGCCGCGCTGATCACGGCCATTGGAATGTCCATTTTTCTCCAGAACGTGGCCCTGATGATCTGGGGCAGCCGCTCCCGACCCTTTCCCCAGGCGGCCTTGCCGCCTTTTTTTCGGGAAAAGGCCCTGGTTCTGGGCGATGTCAGCCTGACATGGCTGCAACTCTTCATCTTTGCCGTGGCCATCATCATGATGATCGGTCTGTACCTGACCATCAACAAGACCCGGATCGGCACGGCCATGCGCGCCCTGGCCCAGAACAAGACCGCGGCCTCCCTGATGGGCATCAACGTCAACTACGTCATCTCCTTTACCTTTGCCCTGGGTTCGGCCATGGGCGCGGTGGCCGGGATTCTGGTTTCCGTCTACTACAACACCTTGTACCCGACCATGGGTTACACCGCCGGGGTCAAGGCCTTTGCCGCGGCAGTGCTCGGCGGTATCGGCTCGGTTCCCGGGGCCATGGTCGGAGGAGTGGTTCTGGGAGTCGCCGAGACACTGGGTGCGGGGTATGTTTCGTCGCTTTACCGCGACGGCGTAGCTTACGCGGTGATGATCGCCGTGATCATTTTTCGGCCTTCCGGCATCCTGGGAAAGTCCGTGATCGACAAGGCGTAG
- a CDS encoding ABC transporter substrate-binding protein yields the protein MRASSWIKAVVAACLLALVCTPAWAQRIKIAVAAPLTGPAASYGENIRAGVETKVEQINAAGGIDGVMVELAFFDDMCEPREAAVVAPRIVGDRDIVGVVGHVCSSAHLAALPTYVRMGIPVISPTATNVNISQQNRDNQGRVWSFRNVYLDDYQGYFLANYVKDVLGLERIAVFYENNDYGIGLKNAFVAQANNIGLAVIGEEGYVKGATDFAPQLTRLRGGNPDGLFIAGYYNEGALIAAQAGNLGMNVVKFGGDGLDNVDFINLAGDAANNTFMTVPFLAEAAPEHAQEFIKMFQERFQRDLDWMSANAHDAAGKFIAAVVAVGTDRAAIRDYLAGMDSLENAYIGITGPTFFNEIGDPEKGAFVKMVKDGAFMAAPVQMQ from the coding sequence ATGCGTGCAAGTAGTTGGATCAAGGCTGTCGTGGCCGCATGTTTGCTGGCTCTGGTCTGCACCCCCGCCTGGGCGCAAAGAATCAAGATTGCCGTGGCCGCGCCCCTGACCGGACCGGCCGCTTCCTACGGCGAAAATATCAGGGCCGGCGTGGAGACCAAGGTTGAGCAAATCAACGCCGCCGGCGGTATTGACGGCGTCATGGTAGAACTCGCCTTTTTCGACGATATGTGCGAGCCTCGCGAAGCCGCGGTGGTGGCTCCGCGCATCGTCGGCGACCGGGACATCGTCGGCGTGGTCGGCCATGTCTGTTCTTCGGCCCATCTGGCCGCCCTGCCCACTTACGTACGCATGGGCATTCCGGTGATTTCCCCCACGGCCACCAATGTGAACATCAGCCAGCAAAACAGGGATAATCAGGGTCGTGTCTGGTCCTTCCGCAATGTCTACCTGGACGATTATCAGGGATATTTCCTGGCCAACTACGTCAAGGACGTTCTGGGCCTGGAACGCATCGCCGTGTTTTATGAAAACAACGACTACGGCATCGGCCTGAAAAACGCCTTCGTGGCCCAGGCCAACAACATCGGCTTGGCCGTTATCGGCGAGGAAGGCTATGTCAAAGGCGCCACGGATTTTGCTCCGCAGTTGACCCGTCTGCGCGGCGGCAACCCGGACGGACTGTTTATTGCCGGTTATTACAACGAAGGCGCGCTCATCGCGGCTCAGGCAGGAAACCTGGGCATGAACGTGGTCAAGTTCGGCGGAGACGGCCTGGACAACGTGGACTTCATCAACCTTGCCGGGGACGCGGCGAACAATACCTTCATGACCGTGCCCTTCCTGGCCGAAGCTGCCCCGGAGCATGCACAGGAGTTCATCAAGATGTTCCAGGAGAGGTTTCAGCGCGACCTGGACTGGATGAGCGCCAATGCCCATGACGCCGCAGGCAAGTTCATCGCCGCCGTAGTCGCCGTCGGCACAGATCGGGCCGCGATTCGTGACTACCTGGCCGGCATGGACTCCCTGGAAAACGCCTATATCGGCATCACCGGCCCGACCTTTTTTAATGAAATCGGCGACCCCGAAAAGGGTGCCTTCGTGAAGATGGTCAAGGACGGGGCCTTCATGGCTGCTCCCGTGCAGATGCAATAG
- a CDS encoding FKBP-type peptidyl-prolyl cis-trans isomerase, with protein sequence MSFRKSTIASCLGIFFGLGVLGCGQEQAPAPQVGEGPRPVHSLETDVQRTSYAIGLDIGTNIAMGELEVDVDAMAQGLRDGLGVGGAPLMTQEEQLQVLAALQQDLMQKQMEMVQMQAAENIAKGEAFMAEFREQEGVQATESGILFRVIEEGDGEMPRAEDIVTVHYTGTLVDGTVFDSSLERGEPATFPLQGVIPGWIEILQIMPQGSKWEVVIPPDMAYGPQQAGPLIEPNSTLVFEIELLDIIRAEAPEQE encoded by the coding sequence ATGAGTTTTCGAAAATCGACCATCGCGTCCTGCCTCGGTATTTTTTTCGGACTGGGAGTCCTGGGTTGCGGCCAGGAGCAGGCACCCGCACCCCAGGTCGGCGAGGGGCCACGTCCCGTGCACAGCCTGGAGACGGATGTCCAGAGAACCAGTTACGCCATCGGTTTGGACATCGGAACCAACATTGCCATGGGCGAATTGGAGGTGGATGTGGACGCCATGGCTCAAGGGCTGCGTGACGGTTTGGGAGTTGGCGGCGCACCGCTGATGACCCAGGAAGAACAGCTGCAGGTTTTGGCCGCCTTGCAGCAAGACCTGATGCAGAAGCAGATGGAGATGGTCCAGATGCAGGCCGCTGAAAATATTGCCAAAGGTGAGGCCTTCATGGCCGAGTTCCGAGAGCAGGAGGGAGTTCAAGCCACGGAAAGCGGCATTTTATTTCGGGTCATCGAAGAAGGTGACGGAGAAATGCCCCGGGCCGAGGATATCGTCACTGTGCATTACACCGGAACCTTGGTGGACGGAACGGTGTTCGACAGTTCCCTGGAACGCGGTGAACCAGCCACCTTCCCTCTGCAGGGAGTGATCCCCGGCTGGATCGAAATCCTGCAGATCATGCCCCAGGGCTCGAAATGGGAAGTGGTCATCCCCCCGGACATGGCCTATGGCCCGCAACAGGCCGGCCCCTTGATCGAACCCAACTCCACCCTGGTCTTTGAGATTGAGCTGCTGGACATCATCCGGGCCGAAGCTCCTGAACAGGAGTAA
- a CDS encoding PAS domain-containing sensor histidine kinase produces MQHDHSHELRALQERLAYLENEHRSIIEALNTAADLGDFRPCHNNCRVPREILRDTALRILRLTPFTAVGLWLVDETSHDFRLEHCEPDHQRQVLSNDFDLLVKEGITSLALAGEKPILAAGSTPEGRLLVQAIATSSRIRGLFIGHLRSHSFPDALHPLLVILCQSCAASLEALELYRLLWEKNRVLVESEDRFASVMAAINDGIWDWDIASGKLYVDERCYAMAGYEFKEFPSKMEEFERRIHPEDLDTVRQEIERHFLNDTSMFDVVYRFLKKNGEWMWIRRRGSIVRRDEQGKPARMLGTYTDITEGKQSEAARKALQEQLDQTQKMETVGVLAGGVAHDFNNLLHIMAGSIDMLSRGVPIDNQANRHLAILDRCIQRASQLVRQLLTFSRKAKREMRLLDLNAAINEVRSLFERTLPKMITIEMCLEEELWPINADPLQVEQVLLNLAANAADAMPQGGNFALKTSNAHLDAECSELHRGIDPGRYVLLSVSDTGCGMAKETLLHIFEPFFTTKDMGKGTGLGLATVYGIVKGHGGHIFASSEPGKGSTFSIFWPTADPREQHCDMVLPSEVHAHGGTEYILIVDDEADIRTLTSEALESFGYKTASVSNGEEALRLYAEHGHSIDMVILDLSMPGMGGRQCLLELLRMDPKARVLVASGYSASGQIDDVLHVGAAGFIGKPFRINELEGKVREILDAEA; encoded by the coding sequence ATGCAGCATGATCACTCTCATGAACTCCGCGCACTGCAGGAACGGCTCGCCTATCTGGAAAACGAGCACCGAAGCATCATTGAGGCCTTGAACACGGCAGCCGACCTGGGCGATTTCAGGCCATGCCACAACAACTGCAGGGTGCCCCGAGAAATCCTCCGGGATACGGCTTTGCGCATTCTTCGGCTTACCCCGTTTACCGCTGTCGGCCTGTGGCTGGTGGATGAAACGTCGCACGATTTTCGACTGGAACATTGCGAGCCAGACCACCAGCGGCAGGTGCTGAGCAACGATTTTGATCTTCTCGTCAAAGAGGGGATCACTTCCCTGGCGTTGGCCGGCGAGAAACCCATTCTTGCGGCCGGCTCAACACCTGAAGGGCGGCTGTTGGTGCAAGCCATTGCCACTTCATCCCGGATTCGGGGACTGTTCATTGGCCACCTTCGATCCCACTCGTTCCCGGATGCGTTGCACCCTCTCTTGGTCATTCTCTGTCAAAGTTGCGCGGCCTCCCTGGAGGCATTGGAACTGTACCGCCTTCTTTGGGAAAAGAATCGTGTTCTTGTTGAAAGTGAAGACCGATTTGCCAGCGTCATGGCCGCGATCAATGACGGTATCTGGGACTGGGATATCGCTTCAGGGAAATTGTACGTTGATGAGCGGTGCTATGCGATGGCAGGATACGAGTTCAAGGAATTTCCCAGCAAAATGGAGGAGTTCGAGAGGCGGATCCATCCTGAAGACCTGGATACGGTCAGGCAGGAAATTGAAAGGCATTTTTTAAATGATACCAGCATGTTTGATGTTGTTTATCGTTTTTTGAAAAAAAATGGCGAATGGATGTGGATCCGGCGCAGAGGCAGTATCGTTCGTCGCGATGAACAGGGAAAGCCCGCCAGAATGCTGGGAACGTATACCGACATCACCGAGGGAAAGCAGTCGGAGGCGGCCAGAAAGGCGCTTCAGGAACAGCTTGACCAGACCCAAAAAATGGAAACTGTGGGCGTCCTGGCTGGAGGGGTGGCGCACGATTTCAATAACCTTTTGCACATCATGGCTGGGAGCATCGATATGCTCTCTCGAGGTGTTCCGATTGACAATCAGGCGAACCGACACCTTGCAATACTGGACAGATGTATCCAGAGAGCCTCTCAGCTTGTGCGACAGTTGCTCACCTTCAGTCGCAAGGCAAAGCGGGAAATGCGTCTTCTTGACTTGAATGCGGCTATCAATGAGGTCAGGTCACTCTTTGAGCGGACGCTCCCGAAAATGATCACCATTGAGATGTGCCTGGAGGAGGAGCTCTGGCCAATCAACGCCGATCCCCTTCAGGTGGAACAGGTTCTGCTCAATCTCGCTGCCAATGCCGCTGATGCCATGCCTCAGGGAGGTAATTTTGCCCTGAAGACTTCCAATGCCCATCTTGACGCTGAATGCTCAGAATTACATCGCGGGATAGATCCTGGTCGGTATGTCCTCCTGAGTGTTTCGGATACCGGTTGTGGCATGGCCAAAGAGACCCTCCTGCACATTTTCGAGCCATTTTTTACAACGAAGGACATGGGCAAGGGAACTGGTCTGGGGCTCGCCACGGTTTATGGCATCGTCAAAGGCCATGGAGGCCACATCTTCGCTTCCAGTGAGCCGGGCAAAGGATCCACCTTCTCCATCTTTTGGCCGACCGCTGATCCGCGGGAGCAGCATTGCGATATGGTTTTGCCCTCTGAAGTTCATGCGCATGGTGGCACGGAATACATTCTTATTGTGGACGACGAAGCCGACATTCGTACGCTGACCTCCGAAGCACTGGAGTCCTTTGGGTACAAGACCGCCAGCGTCTCCAACGGCGAAGAGGCGCTGCGCTTGTATGCGGAGCATGGTCACTCCATTGACATGGTTATCCTGGACTTAAGCATGCCTGGGATGGGCGGGCGGCAATGTCTGCTGGAATTGTTGAGGATGGACCCAAAAGCCCGAGTGCTGGTTGCCAGTGGCTATTCAGCCTCCGGACAAATTGACGACGTCCTTCATGTCGGCGCAGCCGGTTTTATCGGCAAGCCCTTTCGTATCAACGAGTTGGAAGGAAAGGTCCGGGAGATACTGGACGCAGAGGCCTGA